In the Marinomonas algicola genome, one interval contains:
- a CDS encoding FHA domain-containing protein, translating to MPNVKSFEASSHANNTSMPFLESYHVSKRPTKSGALQSSSGHNVHLRTYHTFGRADNCHTHLTRSDISRIHAIIFWKDNSWFIEDKSTNGIWVNEHKLIKAQIYPLKENDVIVFSSKTGESFTMINSNEPCDMMVNIQKNYSPIYLQKPMTFISDKCTMHYKNDQWHLIDNQHNLCLQDSEIVNIEGRPYCLQYNHIEYKTVQNRPIAQSLDDLEFRLEVSDDEEEVKLSIHDSIQTSVIEGTRIQSQLYLMLCLARKSIDDRSQGYAENNQGWINLNDLSKELGIEPDNARIRLHRLRTRLRDSISFSGFDACQLVQLKDGEVRLNASKIIIKKGNKQEANIGCH from the coding sequence ATGCCAAATGTAAAGAGCTTTGAAGCATCATCTCATGCAAATAACACTAGCATGCCATTCTTGGAGTCTTATCACGTATCTAAACGGCCCACCAAAAGTGGCGCTCTGCAATCATCTTCAGGACATAACGTCCACCTACGAACCTATCATACCTTCGGGCGCGCAGATAACTGCCACACTCACCTAACTCGTAGTGATATTTCACGTATCCATGCGATTATCTTTTGGAAAGACAACAGCTGGTTTATTGAAGACAAGAGCACCAATGGCATTTGGGTTAATGAACATAAACTTATAAAGGCACAAATTTATCCGCTGAAAGAGAACGATGTGATTGTGTTTTCTTCAAAGACAGGTGAAAGTTTCACCATGATCAACAGCAACGAGCCCTGCGATATGATGGTGAATATTCAAAAAAATTATTCTCCTATCTATTTACAAAAGCCCATGACCTTCATCTCTGACAAATGCACCATGCATTATAAAAATGATCAATGGCACCTTATTGATAACCAGCACAATCTCTGCCTTCAAGACAGCGAAATAGTCAACATAGAAGGTCGCCCATATTGCTTGCAATATAATCATATAGAATATAAAACAGTTCAAAACAGACCAATCGCTCAATCCTTAGATGATTTGGAGTTTCGTTTAGAGGTATCTGATGACGAAGAAGAAGTTAAGTTATCAATCCATGATTCAATTCAAACCTCTGTCATTGAAGGAACTCGAATTCAGAGCCAACTCTATCTTATGTTATGCCTAGCACGTAAATCCATTGATGATCGATCGCAAGGTTATGCAGAAAACAATCAAGGCTGGATCAATTTAAATGACCTTTCTAAAGAATTAGGCATAGAGCCAGATAATGCTCGCATTAGACTGCATAGATTACGCACTCGCCTAAGAGACAGTATCAGCTTTAGTGGCTTTGATGCATGTCAATTAGTTCAACTCAAGGACGGTGAAGTAAGGCTGAATGCGTCAAAAATAATCATTAAGAAAGGGAATAAACAAGAAGCAAATATAGGTTGCCATTGA
- a CDS encoding toxin-activating lysine-acyltransferase has translation MDFETSLGMCVWLLSQSEYHKKWSIRNLDSEIVSPLLHNQLKIYFDESQNPIGLASWAWIGEKQKNRILQDKGTLAFDEWQSGEFLLFHDYIAPWGHAKAILKDLRTHVFPNETAFSLGRNMDGSIRKVYQWKGVNVNKKIF, from the coding sequence ATGGATTTTGAAACGTCGCTAGGAATGTGTGTGTGGTTATTATCTCAGTCTGAATACCATAAGAAATGGAGTATAAGAAATCTTGACTCTGAAATAGTCTCTCCTTTACTACATAATCAATTGAAAATTTATTTTGATGAGAGCCAAAACCCTATTGGCTTGGCTTCATGGGCATGGATAGGCGAAAAACAGAAAAACAGAATTTTACAAGATAAAGGGACTTTAGCGTTTGATGAATGGCAATCTGGAGAGTTCTTATTGTTTCATGATTATATTGCGCCTTGGGGCCATGCTAAGGCGATTCTAAAAGATTTAAGGACTCATGTTTTTCCGAATGAGACCGCCTTTAGCTTAGGTAGAAATATGGATGGCTCAATTCGTAAGGTATATCAGTGGAAAGGCGTCAATGTGAATAAGAAAATATTTTAA
- a CDS encoding HD domain-containing phosphohydrolase produces the protein MKNATKGISVQLLVSSVIVLCMLMLAVFLTTQSFFSNRDVLVSHVEDSAKHVAKTINLQLEQVTHPIQNTIQLLELDPITTLDTLEQRLDRLPVLFTVLKSLPILSSVYVGYENGDFFLLRHLKPKAKSQLNAPSRASFLLQSIENNTGHSTAEPNWLFYDENLVLIETRHPKDYQYDPRLRPWFQKAQRSEDIVVTTPYVFFTTQEAGITVALKNNKTRSVVGLDASIKDFSSIMQSLQPSEHTVIALTDPENNVIGYPITKDLIKSDNDGLRLAKLDELQQPALSFLADHKQPFNTLIRLNDNNNTWFGIKIDIDKNQATPLSLLFAVKEADLFEKSNRHLITQIKVSLIVILVLLLFGWILGLLISRPLKRLANEVNALGNFDFSHTIAVNSFIKEVNTLAKSTQKMASTIREFQSISKELARDPDLEKMLAKVLSHLVSITECKGGAVYLRSKEATEFALTTTHNTSLLQQMIRCKSLENKDIQDEFRLIFNQEDKASLFIIPLLDRQDKLLGVLVLLDKKHMLRDDSFQRFVQEVSGAVGTAIETRNNIESQNTFIDSIVKLLADAVDEKSHHTGNHCKRVPTLAEMMINAAEKTEAGPYKRFKMSKQEKREFHIGAWLHDCGKIITPEHIVDKSTKLEALYNRIHEIRTRFDVLWRDAEIEYLKGRLDHQNEAHLLKKKNQTQDQLKQDFEFISQANIGSENFSKDGIERLKTISQKTWWRHFDASMGLSRAEKERLPMNVERLPALEKLLDDKPEHLILWNEKRPPVEKDNPNNVWGFDMELPEYENNLGELYNLSVKHGTLTTEQRFTINDHSVQTIRMLSTLPLPDDLKRVPDIAGNHHERVDGKGYPRRLKAGELSVAEKIMTIADVFEALTSADRPYKEAKTLSESLGILASMVKNQHIDKETFYFFIESEVYLDYAKSYLKPQQIDFIDKQKILKKSE, from the coding sequence ATGAAAAATGCCACAAAAGGTATTAGCGTTCAGTTGTTAGTAAGCTCTGTTATCGTTTTATGCATGTTAATGCTGGCTGTTTTTCTAACGACTCAATCTTTTTTTAGCAATCGAGATGTACTGGTTTCACATGTTGAAGACAGTGCAAAGCATGTGGCTAAAACAATCAACCTTCAATTAGAGCAAGTAACACACCCGATCCAAAACACAATTCAACTGCTTGAGCTTGATCCAATAACCACTCTCGACACACTTGAACAACGATTAGACAGACTGCCTGTGCTCTTTACGGTCTTAAAAAGCTTGCCAATACTGAGCTCAGTGTATGTTGGCTATGAGAACGGTGACTTTTTCTTGTTACGGCATTTGAAGCCTAAAGCAAAAAGCCAGTTAAATGCGCCTTCAAGAGCGTCTTTTTTACTGCAAAGTATTGAAAATAACACCGGCCATTCAACAGCAGAACCTAACTGGTTATTCTATGATGAAAACTTGGTATTAATAGAAACAAGACATCCTAAAGATTATCAATACGACCCAAGATTACGCCCTTGGTTTCAAAAAGCTCAACGCTCAGAAGACATCGTCGTTACAACACCTTATGTGTTTTTCACCACTCAAGAAGCCGGCATAACCGTCGCGTTAAAAAACAACAAAACACGTTCGGTGGTTGGGTTAGACGCCTCAATAAAAGATTTTTCATCCATTATGCAATCTTTACAACCATCGGAACACACTGTTATTGCGCTTACTGACCCTGAGAATAATGTGATTGGCTACCCAATCACCAAGGACTTAATTAAATCAGATAATGATGGCTTAAGACTGGCTAAATTAGATGAACTACAACAACCGGCACTCAGTTTTTTAGCCGATCATAAACAACCCTTTAACACACTTATACGTTTAAACGATAACAATAATACTTGGTTCGGAATAAAAATTGATATTGATAAAAACCAAGCAACGCCTCTGTCTCTCCTCTTTGCAGTAAAAGAAGCAGACTTATTTGAAAAATCCAACCGTCATTTAATCACTCAGATCAAAGTGTCCTTGATTGTCATTCTTGTATTACTCCTCTTTGGCTGGATTCTTGGGCTCCTCATTTCAAGGCCTTTGAAACGTTTAGCTAACGAGGTGAATGCCTTAGGAAATTTCGATTTCAGTCATACTATCGCCGTAAATTCCTTTATTAAAGAAGTAAATACACTGGCGAAATCAACTCAAAAAATGGCGTCTACTATTAGAGAGTTTCAATCTATTTCAAAAGAGTTAGCAAGAGACCCAGATTTAGAAAAAATGTTAGCAAAAGTACTGTCTCATTTGGTATCCATTACAGAATGCAAAGGGGGCGCGGTTTACCTTCGAAGCAAAGAAGCCACTGAATTTGCCTTAACCACCACACATAATACGAGCCTTTTACAGCAGATGATCCGCTGTAAAAGCCTCGAGAATAAAGACATTCAAGATGAATTTAGGCTAATTTTTAACCAAGAAGATAAAGCGTCTCTCTTTATTATCCCGCTGTTAGATCGCCAAGATAAACTGCTTGGCGTATTAGTCTTATTAGACAAAAAACACATGCTACGGGATGATTCCTTTCAGCGTTTTGTGCAGGAAGTATCTGGGGCCGTTGGAACGGCCATAGAAACACGAAACAACATCGAATCTCAAAACACATTTATTGATTCTATTGTAAAACTACTCGCCGATGCTGTAGATGAAAAATCACATCATACGGGTAACCATTGTAAAAGAGTCCCAACACTGGCGGAAATGATGATAAACGCCGCAGAGAAAACAGAAGCAGGCCCTTACAAACGCTTCAAAATGTCCAAACAAGAAAAAAGAGAGTTCCACATAGGCGCATGGCTGCATGATTGTGGCAAAATCATTACCCCGGAACACATAGTAGACAAATCGACAAAATTAGAGGCGCTCTATAATCGTATTCATGAAATACGCACTCGATTCGACGTTCTCTGGAGAGACGCAGAAATAGAGTATTTAAAAGGTCGGTTAGACCATCAGAATGAAGCCCATCTTCTGAAAAAGAAAAACCAAACTCAAGATCAATTAAAACAAGATTTCGAATTTATATCCCAAGCCAATATAGGCAGCGAAAACTTTTCAAAAGATGGCATAGAGCGCCTGAAAACAATCTCACAAAAAACATGGTGGCGTCACTTCGATGCATCGATGGGACTTTCGAGAGCTGAAAAAGAAAGATTACCCATGAACGTTGAACGTTTGCCCGCTTTAGAAAAACTGCTGGATGATAAACCGGAACATCTTATTTTATGGAATGAGAAACGCCCTCCTGTAGAAAAAGACAACCCTAACAATGTCTGGGGGTTTGATATGGAACTGCCTGAATACGAAAATAACTTAGGTGAACTTTATAATCTCTCCGTGAAACATGGCACGCTTACCACCGAACAACGTTTTACGATTAACGACCACAGCGTTCAAACCATTAGAATGCTGTCCACCTTGCCCTTACCAGACGATTTAAAAAGAGTGCCAGATATTGCAGGCAATCACCACGAGCGTGTGGACGGAAAAGGCTACCCAAGACGATTAAAAGCGGGGGAATTAAGCGTTGCTGAGAAAATAATGACGATCGCCGATGTCTTTGAAGCACTCACCTCGGCTGACCGTCCTTATAAAGAAGCCAAAACCCTCTCAGAAAGCTTAGGAATATTAGCCTCTATGGTAAAAAACCAACACATTGATAAAGAAACGTTTTATTTCTTTATTGAATCTGAGGTCTATCTTGACTATGCAAAATCTTACTTGAAACCTCAACAAATTGACTTTATTGATAAACAAAAAATCTTGAAAAAATCAGAATAA
- a CDS encoding aminoglycoside phosphotransferase family protein, translating into MMHFGKVIGSGHCANVYEYRKNYVLKLFHKHIDPKVAQYEFDASHEINKLGIRTPAVYDLVKVGSQQGIIFQKIRGLTLIEDVSKSPFKLITHVKCSAQLFESVHQLSTMGLASFKEQLADRINQTILLTPSEKKMIINYLSTLEDGNDLCHGDFHFGNIMIAENNLHIIDWGGVARGPKIADLTLAIIQFQVSSIANNIPLYLKIVIILFRKLIIHTFIEAYCKENPHLTTKELKREIQRWRLPVASSRLISCNYIERKSLLKIISIEIKKQKNKQA; encoded by the coding sequence ATGATGCATTTTGGTAAAGTCATTGGATCGGGGCATTGCGCAAATGTATATGAATATCGAAAAAATTATGTTTTAAAACTTTTCCATAAACATATAGACCCTAAAGTCGCTCAATATGAATTTGATGCTTCTCACGAAATAAATAAACTGGGTATTCGTACTCCGGCCGTTTATGACCTGGTTAAAGTGGGGTCTCAACAAGGCATTATTTTCCAAAAAATACGTGGGCTCACACTAATTGAAGACGTGTCTAAATCTCCATTTAAATTAATAACACATGTAAAATGTTCCGCCCAACTCTTCGAAAGTGTTCACCAACTTAGCACCATGGGTTTAGCGTCTTTTAAGGAGCAACTAGCCGATAGGATAAATCAAACTATTTTATTAACCCCATCAGAAAAGAAGATGATCATTAATTATTTATCGACTCTAGAAGATGGCAACGACCTCTGCCATGGTGATTTTCATTTTGGAAATATCATGATAGCGGAGAATAATTTGCACATAATTGATTGGGGCGGCGTAGCACGAGGGCCCAAAATAGCCGATTTAACACTGGCTATTATTCAATTCCAAGTTTCCTCGATCGCAAACAACATTCCCCTTTACTTAAAAATAGTCATTATTCTCTTTAGAAAACTGATTATTCACACCTTTATTGAAGCCTATTGTAAAGAAAACCCACATCTCACCACCAAAGAGCTTAAAAGAGAAATTCAACGCTGGCGTTTACCTGTAGCGTCATCGAGATTAATATCTTGTAATTACATTGAAAGAAAATCGCTTCTTAAAATTATTTCAATTGAAATTAAAAAGCAGAAAAACAAGCAAGCTTGA